In the genome of Chelmon rostratus isolate fCheRos1 chromosome 12, fCheRos1.pri, whole genome shotgun sequence, the window CGGAAGTTCATTTCCTAGCTAAACATTACAGAGGAGTCCGTCTTCTCCGCTTCCTcctgactctgctgctgcttttcgCTGAGCTATATCGGCCGAGCCAAACGCGTACCGTAACTACATGCCAGATGATGCACTGAGGGTGGTTTTTAATAAAGACCACCCGCTATGCAGTGCTGGTGCTCGGTGCACGCCTTGTAGGTATTTGTCTGGCAGGATAGACAGAGTGTAGATATCAGGAAGCTGAAGAAAAGAGAACTGTGAGAGCAAACAGTCAGGAGGCCACGGttccccctcacacacatacatacatcacCACGGCCTTGATGGTGATGTATGCAAGGAAACCAACAAGAGTCAGCGATGGGTAAATCCAGCACAAACGTTAACATTTTAGGAGTTGTGCAAAGGGGTTacctattttattttatctgtaggTTGGCTGTTTATGTTTGCCTGTGTCCGTTAGCTATCAATGCTACCAGTTAGCGTTAACAGTTTGCCTGCAATTAGCTATAGCTTCTGGATATTTCCTGTAGCTAATCGTCCAACGTTAACGTTACGTTAGCTAACTAACACGTACACAGTAAACCCTGCGTATGTGGGGCACATTATGTACGATATATTGCGAACATTATCGGCCATTGTCTGCTAGTGACTTAATGGCCAGGCAGCTGCTACTAAGGTGGTAAATCAAGCTAACTTGGCTAACggcagctaattagctaaatatGCCTTAGTTTTCTAACCGTTGCTACGGTTAGAAAACTAAGCTAACCGTTAACAGTCTTCTAATACcgtttgttctttttgtctccGCAGGTGCAACGACAGAAGGGATTCGCAATCCTATCAGGTAAGATGTGTATAGTTTGTTAATGGTCACCTGTCATTACTCTCCCCTGACGTAGCTAATCAATCTGTCATTACAGTCACTTTTCATTAAAGTGATAAACTGTAATCTTAATAATGTTATTATGGAGATATAAGAACTGCGCTCAAAATTAGCTAGCATCATATCTGACCTTTGAGGCAGGTCTCTAACCCAGCCCCAAGTAGACTTCCAATAATGTTGACACTTAACACTTTGTAAACCAATAAAATATTCTATTTACATTAATCTAAATCGGTATTAGAAAACTTACCACCATAGCATGTAGTTTGTGTATTGGTCTTGTAAAACTTAGTGAATTTGCTCTTAAATTCATGCTATGTAAGTGTAGTGTCAGGCTTGTTCTCTTTGAACATCCTCAAATACTGATGTTACCAGCTTTTAAATGCCTTTTTGTAGGCTACATTCAGTAAATGCTGGAAGACAGTGAAGCCCGACTGTACACTTAAATAGTAATATACCGCAGACGAGCACACGTCACACAGTTTATGTTAATTTAAACTAGGAGAGGACAAGCTTACAAAACTAGCTGGCTGCAGTTTGAGAGTTTGTATAAAGTAAAGTCCATATGTGTAGTTCAACTTTTGATTTTAGcctcacaaaatgttttttttcaatatacAGAGCAAATTTTTGCCTATAAAGAAGCCAGTTTAATGATGTAGCTAATATACTACTTCTTCAGTACAGATGTTTCTTTTGGAAGCAAAATGTTACGACAGTATCTTGTTGAATCAAAATATCTCATACTTCCTGAGTCAAAAGATGTTGCATTCAGCCACTCCCACTCTGCTCTGTAATCTGTTTTTGAGGAGATCAATTCAGTTTCCACTGTGTTAGTTGTCTCAGTGGTGTTGCACATCCTCAATAAGGCCTGCTTAATGCACTTTATTTTCCTGAAAGGTTAATAATGGTGTGAACTGCGTGaagaaaatgtcatcactgtAAGCTTGAGCACATCCCAGCAAGTCTCTCTGCCATGCTTTATTTAATCTAGACCCATAAATCTCAGCCAAAGAGCCAGTCCAGCAGCCTTCACCGTTATGACAAGGTGCGCGATGGCTCGTCAGACCCCACGCCCCCTTACAAGATGCTGCGACGCTCAGATGAAAGTCCTGTCAGCAGACATGGAGACGGCGCGGGACATGGCAAGGCAAAGACCTCTCACACAGTTAAAGGAAGAAATGGTAAGCCTGGATGAGGTGGTCTTACAAGTGCATGCAATTTAAAGCTTTATCTGAAAAGAGTTGTTTTAaggaaatgcagcattaatCCTGCTGTAACATCAGACAAATCGAAAACACTTGTGTTAACTGATCAACCAGAGTCTTCTGATTGATATCACTGTCGCCATGGTtaatttcagcatttttttttgttgatctCTGACACGCTGTGTGGACGCTTTGTCATAAACCAAATGCACACTAACCCTTATCACTTTTGAGGTGACATGGGTGCAGAGTTTAATGAAAAGCTAAACATTAACCTTAGAAACTCTCATGGAGAACAAAGGGAAGCTTTTGATTATGTTGTCATCTCACTGCCATCAGATCACGGTATAGCTATTGCTgctcaaatgtaaataatgcaaCCCTAAAACAATCAGTCAAACTCAGTGTTTCTTCTCCGGCAGTTGCAGCTGTCACCGAGGATTCAGTCCTCTGGAGAACATGGTGTATTTTCTGTGACTTGATAAATGGCTTTGTTGCAGGGACCAGCGGCTCTCCTCTGGAGAACTCTCACAACAACAGCTCCCACCATGGCGCCGACTCGCATGCGACTCAGAGCAAGCCTGCAGACAGGGTAAGACGTTGTCCAGCGTTATCTGATTATATACCCTCAGCATTTCCTGTAGAAATTGCTGTCACGCTACGTTGGAACATGGTATGTGGGACAttatactctctctctctctgtgcagcttcATATCTAACAGGCAGTGTTTAAAGCAGATGGTCTGATTAGACTTTAGACTTCTTTCCCTGTGGTAATTATCTGATTATTATATCTCACTGGTTGGACTGGGCTGTCAGGCCAGATACTAGCATGGCACACTGGTTTATCAGCATAGTGAATACAGCCATCTAGGTTTAACATGGTATAATAAAACTGATTGTGTTGATGTTTAAGCTTATCTGTTGTGATCATTATGTTTGGTGATATAGGCCTACTGCTGATTATGCCGTCACGTCCTTCGCTTTGATGTTCACACTGAGAACAGTTTGATTAGCCAGTAGCTGCTGCAAAACGAACTGTCCTTTTTTGTGGGCTGGAAGTCAAAAACAGTTCCTATTTAAAGCCCTTACATTTTGCCCATTGTGAGTGTCAAACCGACActatctgtttttgtttattggCTCAAAGACCCCCATCACTACCTCTCTGCTGTCCTAAAGACCTGGGGTAGCAGATCACACATAACATTAGTGTTCTGAGGATTCAAAAGTACCTCACTTAGTAGATGTCAAATCCCATCCATTTCTCTTTGTAGTAATACCAGGACTTTGTTATATATCTACTATTACTACTAATGTTCATATTTATCTCACTTTAGGTCATCTAATTTGCTTTTCTCCAGAGAGAAagtgtgaaataatgtgttattGGGGCTCTGAGAAATCAGTCAGTTTTGAAATCTGTCACGCTGTAGATgggaaaaacaagatgaaaagaagCACCTTGAGTTGTTGTAATGACTATAAATGTCAGTATATACATgatcattaataataatcacaCCAGTTCCCGTCCAGACTGAAAAGCCCTTATACATTATTGAGGGTGGAAAGTAAGGCATGTTTACCTACTAAAAGAACATAGACTTATGCATACTTTATTCAGATATTGTCTCATGTTGTGGTCATTTTTGGAGCCCATTGAGCTCATTTACCTGCAAATCCTTACCTTACATTGCTGCTGACTATTTTCCAAACTGTGCTGTAGTGCTTCagagttttacatttattgttgcTGATTTCATGTAGGATGAAAAAGACTTGAAAATGCAGAATGTAAAGTCTACCGTCAGCTTACATCTTTCTCATTGGTCATCTTAACATTGTCACAATATCCCTCTCTAACATCTCATGTCTTGTCTCTCAACACCAGGACCCAGCAGATGACTGGACAGAACACATCAGCTCTTCTGGGAAGAAGTACTACTATAACTGTAGAACTGAGGTCTCCCAGTGGGAGAAACCCAAGGACCTGTTGGAGAGGCAAGCCCGCTTAAATGAAATTACAACATACGTACGCTGAAGGACACAGTAAACAAGATTGTCATTCTCATGCAGAGTCATACTTTGCAAGATCACGCAGTTCACCAGCCGTAATAGAATCTCATTGCAGCCTGCATCCCGCACATTGTCAATGTTGCTTTCTGCTTAATCTGATTCAGGGAACAACGACAGAAAGACTCTGTCAAGATGGCGGCGAACAGTTTCCCCAGGGACATGGACTACAGACAAGAGGCCTTGCAGGACAAAGCCACAACAAGTAAATCTCGCTTCATTCTAAAACCTCAGCAATGTGTTTAAGTTTTTACTCGGCCCTCCTCTGAAAGACTGTGGCTAGCTTCTGCTGATTGCTTTCTCGATAAACATCTGGGGTACAGACAAGGGTTTTTATTGAAATTTACTACATCTGTTGCACATGTTCTCTAAGAGAAAAGATTGAATATTGTGTTAAATAATGGTTTGTTCTTCTGGTCTGCTCGTCTCCACAGAGACCACATCAGGGGACACGTCCACAGCATCCAACTCCGGCCATTCCTCCTCTTCCGCTTCTTCTCAGAGCCTGAACTCTGCTCCTGGTGCTTTAGGTTCCACCccctccaccatctcctcctcctccacctcttcctcctcttcagggcAGGTGCCCCAGTCTGTCCAGTCCCCGTCACCAGCGCTGCTGCAGGACCCGGCCCTCCTTCATCAGCTCCTCCCGGCGCTACAGGCGACTCTGCAGATGAACAACGGCAGTATGGACATGGCTAAACTCAATGAGGGTGAGGGCTTCTTCCACACATACATGCTGCTGTCCGTAGTATATCTATTATATTCATCGACTAGAGAATTCTGTGTTCACAGCATTTGCTATTCTTATTGAAATTAGAGACCACATCTGGACAGaaagtgttgcattatgggttgtttgtagcctttttgttgtgatttcagTTCTGCTTATGGCCTACCTTTCAGAGTTGGTCAGCCCTGACATTGTTTCATTAGc includes:
- the LOC121614708 gene encoding WW domain-containing adapter protein with coiled-coil-like isoform X1 — protein: MVMYARKPTRVSDGCNDRRDSQSYQTHKSQPKSQSSSLHRYDKVRDGSSDPTPPYKMLRRSDESPVSRHGDGAGHGKAKTSHTVKGRNGTSGSPLENSHNNSSHHGADSHATQSKPADRDPADDWTEHISSSGKKYYYNCRTEVSQWEKPKDLLEREQRQKDSVKMAANSFPRDMDYRQEALQDKATTKTTSGDTSTASNSGHSSSSASSQSLNSAPGALGSTPSTISSSSTSSSSSGQVPQSVQSPSPALLQDPALLHQLLPALQATLQMNNGSMDMAKLNEVLAAAVTQASLRSVLHKLLTAGPAFNVTALLSAAQHSNQAQHSSQSPVSLTSDASSPRPYVSPRNGTPQSNQKSLLAVHPGSITSLQTRGSMSSGKQGSVPLSQTAEKRPEDPRIIQQRSQEILCTGSNISGAALPHVPSSSTSQTQADTPGSFTPTLAAHFDENLIRHIQGWPSENTEKQAARLREDIHNMGSLYMSEICTEMKNLRSLVRVCEIQATLREQRILFLRQQSKELDKLKNQNSYMV
- the LOC121614708 gene encoding WW domain-containing adapter protein with coiled-coil-like isoform X3 — its product is MVMYARKPTRVSDGCNDRRDSQSYQTHKSQPKSQSSSLHRYDKVRDGSSDPTPPYKMLRRSDESPVSRHGDGAGHGKAKTSHTVKGRNGTSGSPLENSHNNSSHHGADSHATQSKPADRDPADDWTEHISSSGKKYYYNCRTEVSQWEKPKDLLEREQRQKDSVKMAANSFPRDMDYRQEALQDKATTKTTSGDTSTASNSGHSSSSASSQSLNSAPGALGSTPSTISSSSTSSSSSGQVPQSVQSPSPALLQDPALLHQLLPALQATLQMNNGSMDMAKLNEAQHSSQSPVSLTSDASSPRPYVSPRNGTPQSNQKSLLAVHPGSITSLQTRGSMSSGKQGSVPLSQTAEKRPEDPRIIQQRSQEILCTGSNISGAALPHVPSSSTSQTQADTPGSFTPTLAAHFDENLIRHIQGWPSENTEKQAARLREDIHNMGSLYMSEICTEMKNLRSLVRVCEIQATLREQRILFLRQQSKELDKLKNQNSYMV
- the LOC121614708 gene encoding WW domain-containing adapter protein with coiled-coil-like isoform X2, yielding MVMYARKPTRVSDGCNDRRDSQSYQPKSQSSSLHRYDKVRDGSSDPTPPYKMLRRSDESPVSRHGDGAGHGKAKTSHTVKGRNGTSGSPLENSHNNSSHHGADSHATQSKPADRDPADDWTEHISSSGKKYYYNCRTEVSQWEKPKDLLEREQRQKDSVKMAANSFPRDMDYRQEALQDKATTKTTSGDTSTASNSGHSSSSASSQSLNSAPGALGSTPSTISSSSTSSSSSGQVPQSVQSPSPALLQDPALLHQLLPALQATLQMNNGSMDMAKLNEVLAAAVTQASLRSVLHKLLTAGPAFNVTALLSAAQHSNQAQHSSQSPVSLTSDASSPRPYVSPRNGTPQSNQKSLLAVHPGSITSLQTRGSMSSGKQGSVPLSQTAEKRPEDPRIIQQRSQEILCTGSNISGAALPHVPSSSTSQTQADTPGSFTPTLAAHFDENLIRHIQGWPSENTEKQAARLREDIHNMGSLYMSEICTEMKNLRSLVRVCEIQATLREQRILFLRQQSKELDKLKNQNSYMV